A stretch of the Melanotaenia boesemani isolate fMelBoe1 chromosome 24, fMelBoe1.pri, whole genome shotgun sequence genome encodes the following:
- the LOC121635308 gene encoding uncharacterized protein LOC121635308 — MDLMMMMMMVVVVLVCAETEKVTEVRGELGTDVTLNCSIRDGNVFWSMMIHSQLKVQIGRTYSFLPEYNAPEYETKYLIQENRLMIKNMTAEDCRLYFCGRKKSGNMVSVDAFRLISDVPVTPTTTPLVTLTTHSNHHNTTHWLTDSAVLMSSFALNGVLVLLIGVICVCWRMKSSRCRKKNPPDFSLENPEMLETPQYEEIQLPPPRSECIYYKAQHPLPRC, encoded by the exons ATggacctgatgatgatgatgatgatggtggtggtggttctGGTCTGTGCAGAGACTGAGAAGGTGACGGAGGTCAGAGGAGAGCTGGGAACAGATGTGACTTTAAACTGCAGCATCAGGGATGGAAACGTCTTCTGGTCCATGATGATCCACAGTCAGCTGAAAGTACAGATTGGACGGACTTATTCTTTTCTTCCTGAGTACAACGCTCCTGAATATGAAACCAAATATTTAATCCAGGAAAACAGActcatgattaaaaacatgacagcagagGACTGCAGGCTTTACTTCTGTGGGAGGAAGAAAAGTGGGAACATGGTCTCTGTGGACGCTTTCCGTCTCATCTCAG ATGTTCCCGTGACTCCGACCACGACTCCGCTGGTGACTCTGACCACACATTCAAACCATCACAACACCACACACTGGCTGACAGACTCTGCTGTGCTGATGAGCTCGTTCGCTCTGAACGGCGTCCTGGTTTTACTCATtg GTgtgatttgtgtgtgttggaggatGAAAAGCTCCAGATGCAGGAAGAAAAATCCTCCAGATTTCAGCCTTGAGAACCCAGAGATGCTGGAGACTCCACAG TATGAGGAGATCCAGCTACCCCCACCTCGATCAGAGTGTATTTATTACAAAGCCCAGCATCCTTTGCCTCGGTGCTGA